A genome region from Trichoderma asperellum chromosome 7, complete sequence includes the following:
- a CDS encoding uncharacterized protein (EggNog:ENOG41) — MAESSHSLAKRRRTSASETNRYPVIAGYRIASYAPPGKQLTMNEQKIIYHAWKKSGSPHNPLCYTCRKPGNMLLDCGACCRSYHQTCLPKQSEQRKEFYCDACVRRGWHTQPPLFEDEKSNQSHPKATTEPVQRTTIKFEEVKPILEISNSTSSEKTHGKSDVLDNSSPTSEPSRMSNSGHGDVMRSLQSLRERVTILEKENEALRLNSRPKNPKKREFSD; from the exons ATGGCGGAATCATCTCATTCTCTCGCCAAAAGACGGCGAACGTCAGCCTCAGAGACAAACAGATATCCCGTCATCGCTGGCTATAGAATCGCCAGTTACGCACCACCGGGAAAACAATTGACAATGAATGAACAGAAAATAATATACCATGCGTGGAAGA AAAGCGGCTCACCACACAACCCGCTATGCTATACCTGCCGCAAGCCGGGGAACATGTTATTAGATTGCGGTGCCTGCTGCCGATCATACCACCAAACTTGCCTCCCAAAGCAATCAGAGCAACGAAAAGAATTCTATTGTGACGCATGTGTTAGGAGAGGCTGGCACACTCAACCCCCCTTgtttgaagatgagaagtCGAATCAGTCTCATCCAAAAGCTACAACTGAGCCTGTCCAACGAACTACAATCAAGTTTGAGGAAGTAAAGCCGATTCTCGAGATTTCCAACAGTACTAGCTCCGAGAAGACGCATGGTAAGTCCGATGTTTTAGACAACTCATCACCTACATCTGAACCTAGTAGAATGTCAAATAGCGGACATGGCGACGTTATGCGCTCTCTTCAGAGCCTTCGTGAAAGGGTCACTATCCTTGAGAAGGAAAATGAGGCACTGCGGCTCAATTCAAGACCCAAAAACCCAAAGAAGCGCGAGTTTAGCGACtga
- a CDS encoding uncharacterized protein (EggNog:ENOG41~MEROPS:MER0000432) gives MSSTFATLPANRKSNPTPFTVAIPEEQLSDFRNLLELSKIGPKTYENELTDGRFGISRDWLVQAKEEWLKWDWRTCEKHINNFPNFIQPITENGDVFNIHFVALFSQKLDAIPLLCLHGWPGNFLEFYSILRILAERYSPETLLPYHVIVPSLPGYAFSSPPPLERDFQLQNIASIMNSLMIELGFGNGYAVQGGDIGSKVSRVLAATFDTVKAVHINFCIMPEPEGIMDSDISEVEKQGLERSSIFKALGSSYALQHATKPSTIGLVLASNPIALLAWIGEKFVAWTDEDPPMDEILSSVTLYWLTETFPRSIYPYRQLFTPGLIGAHENPEWYIKKPFGYSFFPKELAPIPQAWVKSTGTLEFYRQHESGGHFAAMEKPEILLADVEEFLKQVWKQ, from the exons ATGTCTTCCACTTTTGCAACCCTCCCAGCCAATAGGAAATCGAATCCGACTCCCTTTACTGTGGCTATTCCGGAAGAGCAACTCAGTGACTTCCGAAACCTTTTAGAGCTCTCGAAAATTGGGCCAAAGACGTATGAAAACGAATTAACTGATGGCCGGTTCGGCATTAGCCGAGACTGGTTGGTtcaagccaaagaagagtGGCTGAAATGGGACTG GCGTACCTGCGAGAAacatattaataactttccCAACTTTATTCAGCCTATCACAGAGAACGGCGACGTTTTCAACATTCACTTTGTCGCACTATTCTCTCAAAAACTCGATGCGATTCCACTGCTTTGCTTGCACGGTTGGCCAGGTAACTTTCTGGAATTTTATTCCATTTTACGTATCCTAGCCGAGCGATACTCTCCTGAGACGCTTCTTCCGTATCATGTTATCGTCCCTTCTTTGCCTGGCTACGCTTtctcttcgccgccgcccctCGAAAGAGACTTTCAGCTTCAGAACATCGCAAGCATTATGAACTCATTGATGATTGAGCTGGGATTTGGCAATGGATATGCTGTACAAGGAGGAGATATTGGCAGCAAAGTTTCACGTGTTCTAGCTGCAACTTTCGATACAGTAAAAGCCGTTCATA TTAACTTCTGTATCATGCCTGAGCCGGAGGGTATCATGGATAGTGATATTAGCGAAGTAGAGAAGCAAGGCTTGGAGAGATCCAGTATATTCAAGGCGCTAGGCTCTTCATACGCTTTGCAGCATGCAACAAAACCCAGCACAATTGGGCTTGTGCTTGCCTCAAACCCAATTGCGCTTCTTGCATG GATTGGAGAAAAGTTTGTCGCCTGGACAGATGAAGATCCTCCAATGGACGAGATTCTGTCTTCAGTTACGCTATATTGGCTAACGGAGACCTTTCCTCGGTCTATCTACCCATACCGACAG CTATTTACTCCTGGCCTTATTGGAGCTCATGAGAACCCTGAGTGGTATATCAAAAAGCCTTTCGGATATTCCTTCTTCCCGAAGGAACTTGCACCAATCCCTCAGGCTTGGGTTAAATCAACTGGCACTCTCGAGTTCTATCGCCAGCACGAGAGTGGCGGTCATTTTGCTGCCATGGAAAAGCCAGAAATTCTGCTCGCCGACGTGGAGGAATTTCTCAAGCAGGTGTGGAAACAATGA
- a CDS encoding uncharacterized protein (EggNog:ENOG41~TransMembrane:10 (i72-100o106-131i151-175o187-208i220-241o247-273i285-305o331-355i367-386o398-418i)): protein MDSSLAQVSSSIHRSSALAGLRFDTGAVAASSTTLSSSNGNLTIQYAVNVPQVDMEKPNVDPIPPQNRKKNVWIVVHTFVPAWFTVNMGTGIVSILLHNLPYNGAWLYWISVIFFVLNLFLFILFIFISALRYLINPGLFMTMIRHPGVPLLLGAFPIGLSTIVEMIVLICVPAWGDWAITLAWTLWWIDAAISIIICYWIPFVIMHVHDVKLETLSATWLLPIASAVVASAIGGVVAEVIENEQHALWTLITSYFLWGTAMPLSLTCLVILYQRLSMHNLPPPEAIVSMFLPVAPLGQGGYAIMQLGKVAAEVFPKTGVLGKMGTNSGEILYVTGWILGFIMWANGLAWIFFALASLSRRKLAFNIGWWGFTFPLGVWAGATIAIGQEMPSRFFDVLGTIVAVIVTLLWIMVAIFTIMKIMDGKIFMAPDYEQWKKKNNQVAEAV from the exons ATGGACAGCTCTTTGGCACaagtctcttcttccatccatAGAAGTAGTGCCCTAGCTGGTCTAAGATTTGATACTGGGGCTGTGGCTGCGTCTTCGACAACACTGTCATCTTCTAACGGCAATCTTACAATACAATATGCGGTCAATGTTCCGCAAGTCGACATGGAGAAGCCAAATGTCGATCCCATTCCTCCTCAAAATCGCAAGAAAAATGTTTGGATTGTTGTCCATACTTTCGTTCCAGC GTGGTTCACCGTCAACATGGGCACTGGCATTGTTTCTATCCTCCTTCATAACCTCCCTTACAATGGAGCTTGGTTGTATTGGATCTCAGTCATCTTTTTTGTTCtgaatctctttcttttcattctctttATATTCATATCTGCGCTTCGGTATCTCATTAATCCGGGCCTATTTATGACTATGATAAGACATCCTGGCGTACCACTATTATTGGGAGCATTTCCGATTGGCCTCTCTACAATTGTCGAAATGATTGTCTTGATATGTGTGCCTGCTTGGGGCGACTGGGCGATTACATTG GCATGGACGCTTTGGTGGATTGATGCAGCGATATCGATTATAATCTGCTACTGGATACCATTTGTCAT TATGCACGTCCACGATGTCAAATTAGAAACTCTTTCTGCAACCTGGCTTCTTCCCATAGCTTCTGCGGTCGTCGCGTCTGCTATTGGCGGAGTTGTGGCTGAAGTCATAGAGAACGAGCAGCATGCTCTTTGGACTCTTATAACTTCATACTTCCTCTGGGGAACCGCCATGCCGCTTTCTCTTACCTGCCTTGTTATTTTGTATCAACGCCTATCAATGCACAACTTACCACCTCCGGAAGCTATAGTGTCCATGTTTTTGCCTGTTGCACCCCTTGGTCAAGGTGGGTATGCGATTATGCAGCTCGGCAAAGTAGCGGCTGAAGTCTTTCCCAAAACTGGTGTACTCGGAAAAATGGGAACCAATTCTGGAGAGATTTTATATGTTACAGGATGGATACTTGGCTTTATTATGTGGGCAAATGGCTTGGCATGGATTTTCTTCGCTCTGGCTAGTCTGAGTCGTCGCAAGTTGGCGTTTAACATTGGCTGGTGGGGATTCACATTTCCTCTTGGTGTCTGGGCTGGTGCGACAATAGCGATTGGCCAAGAAATGCCGTCAAGATTCTTCGACGTTTTGGGAACT ATTGTCGCGGTAATAGTAACGCTGCTGTGGATCATGGTTGCCATTTTCACGATAATGAAGATCATGGATGGTAAAATCTTCATGGCGCCAGATTATGAACagtggaaaaagaagaataaccAAGTCGCTGAGGCTGTATAA
- a CDS encoding uncharacterized protein (EggNog:ENOG41), with protein MPQRKATGRKLPMPPAKVACLHCRAARTRCDGEQPCYGCKIRDRNCSYVPSKRGGSRKRRVQKKGHVTEDGVLLPSPPAQLLTLESIEHLAIPGAGLKRPETIEKQDQSYTKDETLSIASLAGEHGARVYENEQELLNAYYIFIHPYLPILPPPKYRSTLDCPIPWPIADPKRALPNLSESPLSLALSAILALIPLPHEARCTSAACVSFRKSLAQRFVQAALQRVDADSEFLDFISDRHVGSAAASGQLPIARDPFHPQTPVELESILALLLLSNYEHTERANLLKMTARASQALIIAKNMSLHRLGLETDNFSEAKRRVWWMTYFCAHLCSVVRQSACLNIDDDSQFTTPYPRLECDPEAWLIFLDALRIGVASVKFTSSYNEQLNSHTDMSAVNEQMKLLDRWVLQVYNRAESYIPVSGAVELDPSYESTTAQVMRRLSRIRLSSTRIRLHRFQAFSDTPLFSENHCDLKTTNSFNNSANISSDTNITPYNMLQSPAFTYDQSTDICVASALTIARQLQRLPFPSTSIGVASPRAMPTCTCCAMQASYVLLMQFYKLHATHTQPILSGDLPQDTERAVDELRHGLEDIISSMNNFATAFEAIAGMRDEIEIAFHIAFPYIATIPR; from the exons ATGCCTCAGAGAAAGGCTACCGGGAGAAAGTTGCCGATGCCGCCGGCAAAGGTAGCATGTTTACATTG CCGTGCAGCAAGGACGCGTTGCGACGGCGAACAACCGTGTTATGGC TGTAAGATCAGAGATCGGAATTGCTCCTACGTACCTAGCAAAAGAGGTGGTTCACGAAAAAGGCGCgtccaaaaaaaaggacacgTAACCGAGGATGGGGTATTATTACCTTCGCCTCCAGCTCAGC TCCTCACTCTTGAAAGCATTGAACACCTTGCCATTCCTGGGGCTGGCCTAAAGCGACCAGAAACAATTGAAAAGCAGGATCAATCGTATACGAAAGATGAAACCCTTTCAATAGCCAGTCTAGCTGGTGAACATGGAGCTAGAGTATATGAAAATGAACAGGAGCT gctAAACGCATATTACATCTTCATTCATCCCTATCTCCCGATCCTTCCTCCGCCGAAGTATCGCTCAACGCTCGATTGTCCTATTCCTTGGCCAATCGCAGATCCTAAAAGGGCCCTTCCGAATTTATCAGAATCTCCCCTTAGTCTCGCACTTTCTGCTATACTGGCCCTTATTCCTTTACCACACGAGGCGCGCTGTACCTCGGCGGCATGTGTGTCGTTTCGAAAATCTCTAGCCCAAAGATTTGTGCAAGCGGCACTGCAGCGGGTCGACGCTGATTCGGAATTTCTTGATTTCATTTCAGACCGCCATGTGGGCTCAGCAGCTGCCTCTGGGCAGTTACCAATAGCTCGAGACCCTTTTCATCCACAAACACCAGTGGAGTTGGAAAGTATCTTGGCACTGCTTCTTTTAAGCAACTATGAGCACACTGAACGTGCCAACTTGCTAAAAATGACTGCCCGAGCAAGTcaggctttaataatagcaaagAATATGTCTCTCCATCGATTAGGACTCGAAACTGACAACTTTTCTgaggcaaagagaagggTTTGGTGGATGACCTACTTTTGTGCGCATCTATGTTCCGTGGTTCGACAAAGC GCATGTTTAAACATCGATGACGACAGTCAATTCACAACGCCGTATCCACGTTTAGAATGCGATCCAGAG GCATGGTTAATCTTCCTCGATGCTCTGCGAATTGGAGTAGCAAGTGTAAAGTTTACGTCCAGCTACAACGAACAGCTAAATTCACACACGGACATGTCAGCTGTCAATGAACAGATGAAATTACTTGACAGATGGGTTCTACAAGTCTATAATCGCGCAGAGAGCTATATACCCGTCTCAGGCGCTGTAGAACTTGATCCTTCGTACGAGTCTACTACTGCGCAGGTAATGCGACGACTTTCACGAATTAGATTATCCAG CACGAGAATTCGCCTCCATCGATTTCAAGCCTTTTCGGATACCCCCCTCTTCAGCGAGAATCACTGTGATCTCAAGACTACAAATAGCTTCAATAACTCCGCGAACATCTCGAGTGATACAAATATTACCCCATACAACATGCTTCAATCTCCTGCCTTCACTTACGATCAGTCTACCGATATTTGCGTGGCATCCGCGTTAACGATCGCAAGACAGTTACAAAGACTACCCTTCCCTAGCACATCTATTGGAGTGGCTAGTCCTCGGGCAATGCCTACATGCACATGTTGTGCTATGCAAGCTAGTTACGTCTTGCTCATGCAATTCTATAAACTTCACGCTACGCACACCCAACCGATACTATCGGGCGACCTACCCCAAGATACAGAGCGCGCTGTTGATGAACTTCGGCATGGCTTGGAAGATATTATCTCTTCGATGAATAATTTTGCAACTGCATTTGAAGCGATTGCAGGAATGCGAG ATGAAATCGAGATCGCTTTTCACATTGCCTTTCCGTATATCGCGACTATTCCGAGGTGA
- the FDH1_2 gene encoding formate dehydrogenase (NAD+), variant 2 (BUSCO:EOG092D2DN8): MLIRDVITEPQEAAIAWAANEPLSIEDVEVAAPKAHEVRIQILYTGVCHTDAYTISGKDPEGAFPAILGHEGAGVVESVGEGVTNVKPGDHVIALYTPECGECKFCKSGKTNLCQKIRATQGKGVMPDGTTRFKARGKDLFHYMGTSTFSQYTVVADISVVAINSKAPFDRACLLGCGITTGYGAATITANVEKGSNVAVFGAGCVGLSVIEGAVKNAAGKIIVVDVNDEKEAWARKFGATDFVNPTKLGKQTIQEKLIEMTDGGCDYTFDCTGNVGVMRAALEACHKGWGQSIIIGVAAAGQEISTRPFQLVTGRVWRGCAFGGVKGRSQLPGLVEDYLQGDLKVNEYITHRETLGDMNTAFQNMKSGNCIRCVVDMA, encoded by the exons ATGTTGATCAGGGACGTGATAACTGAGCCGCAAGAGGCCGCCATTGCGTGGGCCGCAAACGAGCCGCTCTCCATTGAAGATGTTGAGGTTGCAGCCCCAAAGGCGCATGAAGTTCGCATTCAAATTCTATACACCGGCGTTTGTCACACAG atGCATACACGATATCAGGAAAAGACCCGGAGGGAGCTTTTCCCGCTATTCTTGGCCACGAGGGTGCCGGAGTGGTTGAGTCAGTAGGCGAAGGAGTTACTAACGTCAAACCTGGTGACCATGTTATCGCTCTCTA CACGCCGGAGTGTGGTGAATGCAAGTTTTGCAAGTCTGGCAAGACTAATCTATGCCAGAAGATTCGTGCCACTCAGGGTAAAGGTGTGATGCCTGACGGCACCACTCGCTTCAAGGCCCGTGGGAAAGACCTATTCCATTACATGGGAACCTCGACATTCTCTCAGTATACGGTTGTTGCGGATATCTCAGTTGTCGCCATTAACAGCAAAGCACCATTTGATCGAGCTTGCCTCCTGGGCTGTGGTATCACTACTGGTTACGGTGCTGCAACTATCACAGCCAATGTGGAAAAGGGATCTAACGTCGCCGTCTTTGGCGCTGGGTGCGTTGGACTCTCTGTGATTGAGGGTGCAGTGAAGAATGCAGCTGGCAAAATTATTGTTGTTGACGTGAACGACGAGAAAGAAGCCTGGGCTCGCAAGTTTGGTGCAACTGACTTCGTCAACCCCACCAAGCTTGGGAAACAGACTATTCAAGAAAAGCTTATTGAGATGACGGATGGCGGATGCGACTACACTTTTGACTGCACCGGCAATGTCGGCGTTATGCGCGCTGCTCTAGAAGCTTGTCACAAAGGCTGGGGTCAGAGCATTATTATTGGTGtcgctgcagctggccaagAGATTTCTACTAGGC CGTTCCAACTTGTCACTGGAAGGGTGTGGAGGGGTTGCGCATTTGGAGGTGTAAAGGGTCGATCTCAACTGCCTGGTCTTGTGGAAGATTATCTTCAAGGGGATCTCAAGGTAAATGAGTATATTACGCACCGCGAAACACTCGGTGATATGAATACCGCTTTCCAGAATATGAAGAGTGGTAACTGCATCCGCTGTGTGGTTGACATGGCTTAA
- the FDH1_2 gene encoding formate dehydrogenase (NAD+) (BUSCO:EOG092D2DN8), with protein MAATAGKPITCKAAIAWAANEPLSIEDVEVAAPKAHEVRIQILYTGVCHTDAYTISGKDPEGAFPAILGHEGAGVVESVGEGVTNVKPGDHVIALYTPECGECKFCKSGKTNLCQKIRATQGKGVMPDGTTRFKARGKDLFHYMGTSTFSQYTVVADISVVAINSKAPFDRACLLGCGITTGYGAATITANVEKGSNVAVFGAGCVGLSVIEGAVKNAAGKIIVVDVNDEKEAWARKFGATDFVNPTKLGKQTIQEKLIEMTDGGCDYTFDCTGNVGVMRAALEACHKGWGQSIIIGVAAAGQEISTRPFQLVTGRVWRGCAFGGVKGRSQLPGLVEDYLQGDLKVNEYITHRETLGDMNTAFQNMKSGNCIRCVVDMA; from the exons AtggctgctactgctggaAAA CCCATTACCTGTAAG GCCGCCATTGCGTGGGCCGCAAACGAGCCGCTCTCCATTGAAGATGTTGAGGTTGCAGCCCCAAAGGCGCATGAAGTTCGCATTCAAATTCTATACACCGGCGTTTGTCACACAG atGCATACACGATATCAGGAAAAGACCCGGAGGGAGCTTTTCCCGCTATTCTTGGCCACGAGGGTGCCGGAGTGGTTGAGTCAGTAGGCGAAGGAGTTACTAACGTCAAACCTGGTGACCATGTTATCGCTCTCTA CACGCCGGAGTGTGGTGAATGCAAGTTTTGCAAGTCTGGCAAGACTAATCTATGCCAGAAGATTCGTGCCACTCAGGGTAAAGGTGTGATGCCTGACGGCACCACTCGCTTCAAGGCCCGTGGGAAAGACCTATTCCATTACATGGGAACCTCGACATTCTCTCAGTATACGGTTGTTGCGGATATCTCAGTTGTCGCCATTAACAGCAAAGCACCATTTGATCGAGCTTGCCTCCTGGGCTGTGGTATCACTACTGGTTACGGTGCTGCAACTATCACAGCCAATGTGGAAAAGGGATCTAACGTCGCCGTCTTTGGCGCTGGGTGCGTTGGACTCTCTGTGATTGAGGGTGCAGTGAAGAATGCAGCTGGCAAAATTATTGTTGTTGACGTGAACGACGAGAAAGAAGCCTGGGCTCGCAAGTTTGGTGCAACTGACTTCGTCAACCCCACCAAGCTTGGGAAACAGACTATTCAAGAAAAGCTTATTGAGATGACGGATGGCGGATGCGACTACACTTTTGACTGCACCGGCAATGTCGGCGTTATGCGCGCTGCTCTAGAAGCTTGTCACAAAGGCTGGGGTCAGAGCATTATTATTGGTGtcgctgcagctggccaagAGATTTCTACTAGGC CGTTCCAACTTGTCACTGGAAGGGTGTGGAGGGGTTGCGCATTTGGAGGTGTAAAGGGTCGATCTCAACTGCCTGGTCTTGTGGAAGATTATCTTCAAGGGGATCTCAAGGTAAATGAGTATATTACGCACCGCGAAACACTCGGTGATATGAATACCGCTTTCCAGAATATGAAGAGTGGTAACTGCATCCGCTGTGTGGTTGACATGGCTTAA
- a CDS encoding uncharacterized protein (EggNog:ENOG41), which produces MATHSIISPGILYFGTPVVLITSQNEDGPDNICAISSVFWLGHRCILGFGAGSKTPQNILRTGQCVVNLPDDSMARHINLLATTTGSKNVSASKLERNYRYVKDKWRVAELTPQTSDLVRPARILECPVQMECELAKSHTLMDDFPDLKGAVVAIELKVLRTHILDQLRMPGHPNRINPDRLRPIFMCFQEFYGFRDGKVAESALGKIDEEKYRRLTRSSVVALPGDRDKEMVEQKWEKMDTNQC; this is translated from the coding sequence ATGGCGACGCACTCAATCATCTCTCCCGGAATTCTTTATTTTGGAACACCAGTTGTGCTTATTACCTCCCAAAACGAAGATGGACCGGACAATATTTGTGCTATTTCATCGGTGTTTTGGCTTGGTCACCGCTGCATTCTCGGATTCGGCGCTGGGAGTAAAACGCCACAAAATATCCTTAGAACAGGCCAATGCGTGGTGAATCTCCCTGATGACAGCATGGCTCGCCATATCAATCTATTAGCCACTACAACTGGCTCGAAAAACGTATCAGCTTCGAAGCTCGAGAGAAACTATCGCTATGTTAAGGACAAATGGAGGGTAGCCGAGCTAACGCCTCAAACTTCCGATCTTGTTCGCCCAGCACGTATTCTAGAGTGCCCAGTTCAGATGGAATGCGAACTAGCCAAAAGCCATACGTTAATGGATGATTTTCCCGATCTCAAGGGCGCAGTTGTGGCTATTGAGCTCAAGGTTCTCCGAACCCACATTTTGGATCAACTTCGGATGCCAGGGCATCCCAATCGAATTAATCCGGACCGTTTGAGACCCATTTTCATGTGTTTCCAGGAGTTTTACGGATTTAGAGATGGAAAAGTAGCGGAGAGCGCGTTAGGTAagattgatgaagaaaagtaTCGAAGGCTCACACGAAGTAGTGTAGTTGCGCTTCCTGGAGATAGAGATAAGGAGATGGTCGAACAAAAATGGGAAAAGATGGATACAAACCAATGTTAA
- a CDS encoding uncharacterized protein (EggNog:ENOG41~TransMembrane:7 (o54-72i132-150o170-193i205-225o245-262i269-289o301-321i)) gives MDMDMDMGGDSPSSSSPLNATAVDFSNETQAFNFLQEILDDSTLGVVGNQYARYFWYGVVVVISLASLCNIAQRSVLWMRLRASARNRSRPAMSTNFVTQSLATATALLREPGYIQITPVGASRWFKVPPLGHAYIIVAYFAFILALVFINNNVPGAQHYQALGIRAGWLGAAQVPLLVLTSSKTNLIGFLVNSSVERLNIYHRWVSRGLLLLATLHFGLQSHAWNIYGLMAMEWQTDACPPTGMAAYAILLWMNLTSLAPLRFFSYKIFVVQHLLTYFGFIIAIVYHLYGTSSPYSTNYIYISIALYLVGQLIRFVRAVVTNIRPSKATLTVLEGDATKIRLSSRQIKSWGGGSYVRLFMPRFNVVLGHPATILSTPSSHGGDLVFILRACGGFTRRLLKAAEAGNDQSEYLTFIDGPYPSPHADFACFDTLVLIAGSTGVTFTLSILLDIARRTQAGKPLPLRTLHFTWVIKRRSWISWVSEELRSAFDMLREAGIETVCNIHITCDDDIAGDESAGGCQCGEGCGCCQVQEQKQDCDSDQQTSLDKEKDAEESMAQVSRPQSRRISDADLPYAEIQVGRPTFRNLLERRVCQAQGETAVAVCGPLGLSVAVRAAVVKVSDDLAVDKGNGISGVYMHIENFE, from the exons atggacatggacatggaTATGGGCGGTGACAGCccctcatcttcgtcaccTCTCAATGCAACCGCAGTTGACTTTTCCAACGAGACACAAGCATTCAACTTTTTGCAGGAGATCCTCGACGATTCGACTTTGGGCGTGGTGGGGAACCAATACGCGAGATACTTCTGGTATGGCGTTGTCGTGGTCATATCCCTTGCGAGTCTCTGCAACATCGCACAGAGATCTGTGCTATGGATGAG ACTCCGAGCAAGCGCGAGAAACCGTTCACGGCCGGCGATGTCTACAAACTTCGTCACCCAAAGCCTCGCTACCGCAACCGCTCTCCTTCGAGAGCCGGGCTATATCCAGATCACGCCTGTCGGAGCATCAAGATGGTTCAAAGTGCCTCCTCTGGGCCATGCCTACATCATTGTTGCGTATTTCGCCTTTATCCTAGCGCTGGTGTTCATCAACAACAACGTCCCTGGCGCTCAGCACTACCAGGCTCTGGGTATCCGCGCTGGATGGCTTGGAGCAGCGCAGGTACCGCTACTGGTATTGACGTCGAGCAAGACGAATCTAATTGGCTTCCTTGTTAACTCGTCCGTCGAGAGGCTCAACATCTATCACCGATGGGTCTCTCgtggcttgctgctgctggcaacGCTGCACTTTGGTCTGCAGAGCCACGCCTGGAATATCTACGGTTTAATGGCAATGGAATGGCAAACAGACGCCTGCCCCCCTACTGGCATGGCAGCGTATGCCATCTTGTTATGGATGAACCTAACATCGCTAGCACCACTACGATTTTTCTCGTACAAAATATTCGTAGTGCAGCATTTGCTCACGTACTTTGGCTTTATAATTGCCATTGTCTATCACCTTTATGGGACTTCATCTCCCTATTCCACAAACTATATCTACATAAGCATTGCACTATATCTAGTTGGACAGCTGATCCGCTTCGTACGGGCTGTCGTAACCAACATTCGACCAAGCAAAGCGACCTTGACAGTGCTCGAAGGAGACGCTACCAAGATTCGGCTCTCCAGTCGACAGATCAAATCATGGGGAGGTGGATCATATGTACGCTTATTTATGCCGCGGTTCAACGTCGTCCTCGGACATCCTGCGACAATATtatcaacgccatcatcacatGGCGGTGATCTGGTATTTATCTTGCGCGCATGTGGTGGTTTCACTCGACGTCTTCTCAAGGCTGCCGAAGCTGGGAACGATCAGTCTGAGTATTTGACTTTTATAGACGGACCATATCCAAGCCCGCATGCAGATTTCGCCTGCTTTGATACGTTGGTCCTTATTGCCGGATCGACGGGGGTGACTTTCACCCTGTCGATTCTTCTAGACATCGCAAGGCGAACTCAAGCGGGAaaacctcttcctcttcggaCTCTTCACTTCACCTGGGTGATCAAACGTCGTAGCTGGATATCCTGGGTTTCCGAGGAGTTGCGCTCAGCATTTGACATGCTTCGCGAAGCAGGTATTGAAACTGTATGCAATATTCACATCACATGTGACGATGATATCGCGGGTGATGAATCTGCTGGCGGGTGTCAGTGTGGAGAGGGTTGTGGATGCTGCCAAGTCCAAGAACAAAAACAAGACTGTGACAGTGATCAGCAAACCAGTCTTGATAAAGAGAAAGACGCAGAAGAAAGTATGGCGCAAGTCTCCAGGCCACAGAGCCGTAGGATTTCAGACGCAGATCTTCCATATGCTGAGATACAGGTTGGACGGCCTACATTTAGGAATCTACTAGAAAGGCGAGTGTGCCAGGCGCAAGGCGAGACGGCTGTTGCGGTTTGTGGCCCGCTGGGGTTATCTGTCGCAGTGAGAGCGGCAGTGGTAAAAGTAAGCGATGATTTGGCTGTTGACAAGGGAAATGGAATATCCGGTGTTTATATGCATATTGAGAATTTTGAATAG